TGAGAGTTGCTCTAGGGCATGACCGGGAGAGGGCCAAGGTCACAAGGAGGACGGACGCTAAGGTCCTGCAAGTGGCAGTGAGTTGGAACTGttattcatgaaaggaagagcgGTCGTCAGGGGGCTCAAACCAACTAGGTGGGGCAGGAAGTGCCAATATCAAGCTTCAGGACTGCAGGGTTTCAGTGGGAGAGAGATGGGTCTGGGAACGACAGGTGAGAAGGACCCTTGGCACCCCACTGGGAAAAACTACAGAAGTGGAGGATGGGACTCCAGTTTGAGCAAGAAAGGGAGGGAGCATCCAGAGGATGGAGGACTTCAACAGGAAGGACAGACAGGGTTCATGCATGTGTGCCCTAGGACAACATGGGAATCCTGGCTCAGTGCGAGGATGACAAGTCCATGTGGTCACACTTGTAAAGACTGAGCATGGGACTGCTCACAGTTATGCAGGCAGATGACAAATGTGCATTCTTGTGCAGCTCAGCAGCCTGCCCCACTCAGCCCAgccacccaccctgcccctggAGCCAAATTACCCAGAAGGCCTGGAAGTGGCAGGTCTCCAGCAGGTCTCCGAGGTATAAAATCTGCCGGATTGGCCGTTCTTCTTGCTAAGGGGAGAGTGTTAAGGGAAAAAAGCCCTGAACCTTAGGAGGCTGCCGCTGGGCCCACCACCTACTGCCGCCCACCTTCGGTTCATCGCAACACGGCTGCTAAAGGCAATAGACAATCCAGCGATGGAGACATTAAACCAATGGCTGGCCCATCCACACACTGGGATCAAGGCAACTCTCAGAGAACCAACGTGGAGACTCGACAAGACACACTGGGATACGAAAAAGCAAGATGCAGACCAACATGCATAAGAGCCCACTATCTGGGTGGGGATGgacacacatgtgtatgtgaaCACACACTACTTGTGTGACTCTAGGGTTATCTGTGGAAACGTACCCAAGAACTGCAAGCATCTGTTGCCTCCTGGAAGGGGAATAGGGTGGCTGTGGGACAGGGGAGGGATGAAGCCTTGTCATTTTTCCACTGTATACTTTTCCACACTTCTAACAGTGTACtgtatgcttttttttgttttgttttgtttttgaaaagccACCAGAAAAGACCCCTGGGGGAGGAAGACAATCTCTCAGAAGGCAGGTACTTCTACGGACCCACTTTGGCAGAGCAGGTTCAAAGAGGAAGCCATCATTTCTCAACTCAGATATCAATTGGCAGGTTAAGTGTGATGGCATTGGGACTGCGAGCGCTAGAAGACAGGGCCTAGCATGGAGGGAGACTCTGCCAAGCTTGTCAGGTAATCACAGGACAGTGGGAGGATCACCTGGCCAAGTGGTGGACAAGTTACCAAACAGCAGACCAGAGCAAAGTGGGGCGAGGTGGTGGGAAGGAGCCAGTTTATTTTCACTCAACCTTTATTCACTGAAGGCCAGCActgagccagacacagaagataCACACAATGAAGCTCAGCTAACGAtccagctcttcctgcccactgCCTCTTGCCTGGTGGCCTTCACTCAGCTACAACCATCACAGGAATCCTTTCAAAGCATAAATCTACCCATCTTACTGTGTGGTTTCAAAGCCTTCTATGGCTTCCCAGTGCCCTTCAAATTGCATTTTGAAATCCGTGCTGAAATCTTCCTCTACTGCCTCTAAAAGAGCACTGACCTCATCTTTTTTCTCCAGGCCTCCTTACATATTTATTCCCTCCGCCCAGATCACCCTTCCTTAACTGACATTCCCTCCTTTCAGAGAttccctcctccaagaagcctttcCTAAGAGGTGCCTCCCCTGGCTTCCCTAAACCCCAACCCCTGACTACTGCAGGCTGTCAATGACAGAGGGCTCATCTCCGCCACTGGACTGTGAGCCCTGTGAGGGCAGGGGCCGGGTCTGTTGCAGCCACCAAAATGTCCCACCCAGTACTGCACCAAATCCAGGAGTTTGTGGCTGAACCCACAGACCACTTCCCTGGGAGTTCATCTACCTTGCCCCCACCCCGTCCTACACACCCGGCCGGACGGATAAGCTGGAAGGATACATGTGCCTGATCGATCATGCACTTGCACAGTGTGAAGTCGGTGTGGGGCAGGTTGGTGAGGGCCTTTAGCAGGATCTGGGCAGTGACCGTAGTTTGAAAGAAGGCTGGGTTGAATTGGTACCTGAGAAGGGAAACAAGAGACAGAGCAATAGGCCCAGACCTCTTCAGGTCCCTGGGCCTCACCAGATACCCAGTACTGTGTGGCTCAGAGCTCAGGAATTGGCATGTGCCTGGGCTCCAACCCCAAACACAGCACTCTGGCTCTGTGACCTTAACCTCCCTGACCCACTTTCCTGTTTGTGGATGGGAACAGTTAATCCTCTCAACCATTCTGTAAGGCAAATACTGTTAAGTGGTCACAAACAAACCAATACCTAAGTATAGTCTAAAGCAGTGGTTGAGGTTCTGGAACcagactgcttgggttcaaaCTTCCCTGACAAGTGACCTTGAACTAGTTCTTTTAAATTCTCTGTGCATCAGTCCCCTCCAAGAAGGGACAATAACAACCCTATCTACTTCACAAAGACAGTACGACATCTGAGTTAATACATACAAAGCTTACAGCGCAGTAGCTACCACACTATGAGTGCTCATTAAGCAGCAGTTACACCAGTAACAATCTTAACAACCTCACAAATACAAAGTGTTCTTATCTCCCCTTTACAGACACCCAAACTGagacaatgtataaaaattatgtaactgACAGCATGACAATACAGGCTGTGGGGAAAGGATGCAAATGCCCATCAGCAGGAAAAAGGGTAATTAAAACACAGTGAAGCACTATACTAAAATGACAAATTGCAGCTGCAGGAAAAAATggatccatctcacaaccctggtgCTAAGCAGAAGATGCCAGATGCAGAAAAGCTCACGTCACATACTATTTATGTCATATCCAACGCAGGCAAACCTGAGCCAAGCTAATCAGGATGCATGCTTGTGTGGTCAACTCACATGAAGCCAGACCATGAGAGCATAAAAGTGGTTAccagggcaggggtgaggtggCTGGCAGAAAGCACACAAGGCAAAGAGCCTGGGAACCTGACAACACTCAATTTTGTAATAAGTGTGATGTCCACACAGGTTTGCACTTATACTTATTTAgccatatttttgtgttttgtaccAACCTATTCGTGCAAActgcaattaattttttttttttttttttgcaattaattttttaaaaaactacctctccttctgccccaacTCTTTTGGCTTCCTTGTCTTACACACCAAGAGAAGTCACATCCGGAAGACTACCCCCCAACTCTGGCCTCATCCAATGTTGAGAGTGGCACGCTGCGGGCTACACTGTCATGCAGGCGGGGGTGAAGGCAGAGACTCACAGCTTCAGGACAGCCAGGTTGGCTTCCAGATCGTAGGCATTCTCCTTGGCCTGTGTTTCCACATACCGCTCCAGGGTGGCCAGATTCTCAGGATTGTACCTACAGAAGAATCAAGATGGGTGAGCAGAGAAGAAACAGGAGCTGAGGCCAGTCACTCTGGGTAGAGAGGAGAAGGCCACTGTAACCTGCAACTGtatcaaagtctttttttttttttttagatttatttatttattcattcattcattcattcagagagagagagaggggagcagagacacagaagcgggctccatgcaggaagccccatgcgggactcgatccggtgtctccaggatcacgccctgggctacaggcggcgctaaaccgctgggccaccggggctgcccctgtatcAAAGTCTTGAATCAGCTCCATAACCTCTAATAACACTTATCCACATTACACACCTAAGCCTGAGCTCTGACCCCCATCAGAGCCCTGGGTCTTTCCCAGATGTCTCACAACCTGTACACCAGGCCTCCTGGATATCTCTGCCACTcatccccttcccccctcctcagGCCCCCATCCTGGTTTATCCCCATCCTCTCCGGCTCGGCTTCCCCAATCCCGGCCCCGACGATTGCTGGCTATCACTGCCTATTGCCCGGTTAGTATGGATTCTGAACTGGGGACCCCCATGAAAGCATGGGCCGGGGCTGTCTTGGTCACCTCTGGTTCCCCAGCACTGCCCAGCGCTGATGGAATAGATTTCAGTGCCGTGTGCTAAAGCAATGGCATGAGAGGTAagaaaaaaggagatgaaaaggCATGACACGAAACAAGGAGATGAAAAGGTGAGAGGCTGAGGAGCAGAGTgcggagaagcagagggagaccTTAAAGCAATGAAAAAGGCGAGCACTGCGAGGTAGGCCCCTGTGGGGCCGTTTCCTCACACTCCTCCAGAAGCGGGAAAGCCTCCCCCGGGCCAAGTTAGGACCCGACCACCCCTTGCGGCCTCTACAAAATCCCGCCCACCACGCCGCGCGGCCGCAGCGCTCCTCCGGCCGGGCTCAGACCTGTCGATACCCTTGAGCAACTTGCCCACGTTCGCTCTCATCTGCTCAAACATCGCCATGACGAACGTCGCCTCCCACACCCGGGCGGGAGCAGGAGACCCAGCCGGTACGGCGTCCTCGAGGACCGGAAGAGGAAGAGGTAGCGGAAGCGGAAACGACGTTGTTGTCTCCTCCGCGGCGCCTGCGGCGGCCGCCACGTGACTTTCTTCCCGGCGGGCGCATTTGGCGCGTGCGCACAAGCGCCCCCCGAGCTGGACCGACAGCGTGAGAAAAGGCTTAATGTAACCCAGTGCGCAGGCGCCGTCTCCGGGCGAGGAGGCGGGGCGAGGCTTTTCCCGGGCCCCGGGCGCCGAGCTCTAGCCCCCGGGACGTGAGCGCGAGCTCGCCCGCGGGGACACGGCTCCCTAACGTCGTGCACGCGGCGTGTTGCGCGCGGTCGTGAACTCACAAAAATGTGCCGATATGCGCGCCGTATCTCTTCGTTTGGGCCCTGGCCAGATTCCCCAGGGAGGTGCTCTCTGAGGTCTCCTTTGCCCCAGGCCTCGGCCTCTTGGGCAAGATCCTGAGCTCTGGAGCCCTGAACCTCACCCCAACCTCCGCCCCAGCTCCAGGGGTAGGCACTCCGAAAGCTGTGATGCCCTGGCGTGCAGGGGCTGAGGTGCAGGGCGCTCAGGCCCCTTTAGGCTCCAGTCTTGCAGAAGGGGAGAGACCCCTGTGTGTGCTCTCATGAGTTACATGTGTACCATTCTGCACACTTTAGGCGTGAATGCACAAGCATGTGTCACATCCGTGGGGGTATGTGCTCTGGGTACAACCGCATGTATGCACACGGGTATCCAGGCATGTGTCCGGCTACTGGTCTGTGCACAGTGGGTACACAGGTGGGTGCTAAGTGTGTACATGTACCCCGGAGAACGGGGACGTACACTGCATGGCCGCTCCTGTGCAGGCCTTCCATCTTCGGATGGTGGCCAAACCCTCAAGCACTCAGCAGAGTTTCAACTGTGGTTTTTAGCCACCGCCCAGAACGCGGGAGGGGGTGCCAGAGCAACCCCCCCAGATCATAAGATAGTTTGCATCTGGTTTACATTCAGCCCCGGGTCCTGGGGGGGGGTCCCCTGGGTCCCAAGGCAAGCTACCCCTCACAGGCTCTCAGGGCCCAGGGGATAGGGGGTGGAGCCGGCTGCACAGCCCTGTGCTGGGGCAGGAAgcgagagtggggaggggggaggccacAGCCAGCGGAGGCAAGGCTAGGCGGGTGCAGGGCGCAGGacgtgtggggagggagggaggtgccACACTCGAGCCCTGAGGCCCTGCTGGCCCCTGGGCGCAGGCCCAGCTCCAGCGCCCAGGGATGGACCTCGTGGACCCCGACATCTTTAATCGAGACCCCCGGGACCACTATGACCTGCTGCAGCGGCTGGGTGGCGGCACCTATGGAGAAGTCTTCAAGGTGAGGACACCCCTCCTTCTCCATCACCCTCAAACCAGCGAGCCATTGGGACGGGGCCCAAGAAAGGAAGGGGATGAGAGAGGATCCCAGTccctggctttggctcagggatgCTGAGGAGGAACTCAGGCGAATGGAGCCTGCCTGACTGCCAACTTCCCCTTTACAAGGCTCGAGACAAGGTGACGGGGGACCTGGTGGCAGTGAAGATGGTGAAGATGGAGCCTGGTGAGGACACAGGAgctccttcccctcacccctaCGCCTCCTCTCCGGACACTGGGATCGCCTCCCCCACACTCCCTTTCCACAGTGgccttttctttcctgttcctCCTCACAGACGATGATGTTTCCACACTTCAGAAGGAAATCCTCATCTTGAAAACTTGCCGGCATGCCAACATCGTGGCCTACCATGGGAGTTATCTCTGGTGATGAGCCCCAAACTTGCCAAGGGaccctgcccagcccctggtCCAGAACCCCCATTCCTGACCTCCAGTCCTGGAGCCCCATTTTAAACTGGGGCCCCCTGCCCAACTCGATCCCCAGTCTGAAGTCCCAGCTTTCTGACCAGAGTATTCTCTGATGTGATCTGCAATCCAGGACTCCCATTTCTGGGCAGTCCCTTCGTAGTAACCAAACCTGAAAGCAAGTCCCCTAAAACTATTCTTTCCTCATCCTGCCCTTCAGGTCccccattctactctctgctctTTTAATTCCCTAAATCTCTGGACTCCTAAATTAATatcccaggtgtcccagtaatgACCTCTGGCCCCCAGACCTGGAACCCTGGGCCCCTTTGCACCCCCTTTCCCTGCCCAACCTGGGAGATGTCTCCTCTGTCTTCTGGGTTAGTGCAGGATAGCAGAGTTCAGAGTCCCCCTGGTTAAGAGTCCAAAGACCCGGGTTCGAGTTTGGTTGACCCTGAACATACatttcctctctgagcctcaatttccccacctgtaaaatggacatgGTGATCTCACTCTGATGGACAAGGGGAGGAGGATGACAGCTGTTACATTCAAGTCCTTGTTGAACTGGGACAAGACAGATGGTGAGCCGGGGCTGTCCCCCAAGTGATGAGTTCTTACTGCTGTTATCACTACTCTTGAATTGTAGGCTTCAGAAGTTCTGGATATGCATGGAGTTCTGTGGGGCTGGTTCTCTCCAGGACATCTACCAAGGTGAGAGGAAGGCAAGGGGATCCAGATACCTCCCCGCCTCCCATCCACCCCCACTGTCTCTCTGGGGTTGTGTCTTCTTGGAACCGTCTTTCCTGCAACAAGCTTCTCTCtgggcccaggcctggcctggtTGCTGCTGGGAACACTGTGGTGATGGAGTGGGCC
This portion of the Vulpes lagopus strain Blue_001 chromosome 2, ASM1834538v1, whole genome shotgun sequence genome encodes:
- the EIF3K gene encoding eukaryotic translation initiation factor 3 subunit K — translated: MAMFEQMRANVGKLLKGIDRYNPENLATLERYVETQAKENAYDLEANLAVLKLYQFNPAFFQTTVTAQILLKALTNLPHTDFTLCKCMIDQAHQEERPIRQILYLGDLLETCHFQAFWQALDENMDLLEGITGFEDSVRKFICHVVGITYQHIDRWLLAEMLGDLTDSQLKVWMSKYGWSADESGQIFICSQEESIKPKNIVEKIDFDSVSSIMASSQ